Proteins encoded by one window of Blautia faecicola:
- a CDS encoding alpha-amylase family glycosyl hydrolase: protein MGTERKPWKISPGDPSRPGVTGRGNRYNFAVDTGSGEPLELLFYKNGSEEQRILLDETYRTGSRYAVLVEKPGLYQYEYRYRQGETTFTDPAARLVKGEPHFGEKAEEKAETAAKVLRGYPVTPLAEPVSYENMVIYKVHPRGYTMQKTSGVRAKGTFQGLAEKIPYWKELGITSLELMPSYDFEEYPLKTKEKDRYGYEKTIRYQEEKLNYWGYTKGNYFAPKAAYCKSNQPEKELKSFFSALHEAGIEYLMDFYFPVETDPQTVLEVLRFWRMEYRVDGFVLMGDGVWMELLARDAVLADVKLIGCGYDMSAIARKLGGKKRLAACHSGFQSVMRRFLRGDEDQVNGFLYYTRENPQDHGEIHYLANHDGFTLVDMTSYDTRHNMENGEENRDGSAYNYSWNCGVEGPTRKTSILELRRRQMRNALLLLFLSQGTPLLYGGDELGNSQMGNNNAYCQDNEIGWVDWKKGRSYSQLSGFVKDLIRFRKDHPILHMPQELRPTDYKSLGWPEISYHSERAWFADTESSSRQIGILYCGGYAKEMTGKADVFIYVIYNMHWNEHKFALPDIPERMHWYLAIDSSKKDSVYPKGEEPLLEEKKSIYVKPRTILVLLGDTRASRSEG from the coding sequence ATGGGAACAGAACGAAAACCCTGGAAGATCAGTCCGGGGGATCCATCCCGTCCGGGAGTGACCGGGAGAGGAAACCGGTATAATTTTGCGGTAGATACCGGAAGCGGTGAACCGCTGGAACTTCTGTTTTATAAGAATGGGAGCGAAGAACAGCGCATTTTGCTGGATGAGACATATCGCACCGGCAGCCGGTATGCGGTGCTGGTCGAAAAACCGGGACTGTACCAGTATGAGTACCGGTATCGGCAGGGAGAGACAACATTTACCGATCCTGCAGCAAGACTGGTAAAGGGGGAACCGCATTTTGGTGAAAAAGCGGAAGAGAAAGCGGAGACCGCGGCAAAAGTGCTGAGAGGATATCCGGTGACACCGCTAGCGGAACCGGTTTCTTATGAAAATATGGTGATTTACAAAGTACATCCGAGGGGTTACACGATGCAGAAGACCTCCGGAGTGCGGGCGAAGGGAACCTTTCAGGGACTGGCAGAGAAGATTCCGTACTGGAAAGAACTGGGGATTACCTCTCTGGAGTTGATGCCGTCCTATGATTTTGAAGAATATCCGCTGAAAACGAAAGAAAAAGACCGGTATGGATATGAGAAAACGATCCGGTATCAGGAAGAAAAACTGAATTACTGGGGATATACGAAGGGAAATTATTTTGCTCCGAAGGCGGCGTACTGTAAGAGCAATCAGCCGGAGAAAGAATTGAAAAGTTTTTTCAGTGCTCTTCATGAGGCTGGCATCGAGTATCTAATGGATTTTTATTTTCCGGTGGAGACGGATCCGCAGACGGTGCTGGAAGTGCTGCGGTTCTGGCGGATGGAGTACCGGGTGGATGGATTTGTCTTGATGGGTGACGGTGTCTGGATGGAACTGCTGGCGAGAGATGCGGTACTTGCGGATGTGAAACTGATCGGCTGTGGCTATGATATGAGCGCGATTGCAAGAAAACTGGGTGGAAAAAAACGTCTGGCAGCCTGTCACAGCGGATTTCAGAGTGTGATGCGCCGATTCCTGCGAGGTGACGAGGATCAGGTGAATGGATTCTTATATTACACCAGAGAAAATCCGCAGGATCACGGCGAGATCCATTATCTGGCAAACCACGATGGATTTACACTGGTGGATATGACCAGTTATGATACCCGTCATAACATGGAAAATGGTGAGGAAAACCGGGACGGAAGTGCGTATAATTACAGCTGGAACTGTGGCGTGGAAGGTCCGACACGAAAGACATCGATTCTGGAACTTCGGAGACGCCAGATGAGAAATGCATTGCTTTTGTTGTTTCTGTCACAGGGAACGCCGCTGTTATACGGTGGTGACGAACTGGGAAACAGCCAGATGGGGAATAACAATGCGTACTGCCAGGACAATGAAATCGGCTGGGTGGACTGGAAAAAGGGCAGATCGTACAGCCAGTTGAGTGGATTTGTAAAAGATCTGATCCGTTTTCGGAAAGATCATCCGATCCTGCATATGCCGCAGGAACTCCGCCCGACCGACTACAAATCCCTCGGCTGGCCGGAAATTTCCTATCATTCGGAACGTGCCTGGTTTGCAGACACGGAGAGCAGCAGCCGGCAGATCGGTATTTTGTACTGCGGGGGCTACGCAAAAGAGATGACCGGGAAAGCGGATGTATTTATCTATGTGATCTACAATATGCACTGGAATGAACATAAATTCGCCCTGCCGGATATCCCGGAGAGGATGCACTGGTATCTGGCGATCGATTCCTCGAAGAAGGACAGTGTCTACCCGAAAGGGGAAGAACCGTTGCTGGAAGAGAAGAAATCGATTTATGTAAAACCGAGAACGATTTTGGTTCTGTTAGGGGATACCAGAGCATCAAGGTCGGAAGGCTGA
- a CDS encoding DUF5662 family protein has protein sequence MNAWGHFKTITSHKLLVMKYCFKVGLYKQGLLHDLSKYSPTEFLVGAKYYQGTRSPNNAEREATGVSTSWLHHKGRNKHHFEYWVDYGIGAEHVLAGMPMPRKYIAEMIMDRISASRTYHPETYTDASPLEYFMKGKDRLWFIHPDTSAQIEYLLRMLAVKGEKKTLWYIKHVYLKNKGRFGGSGSTYVSPKRRVHS, from the coding sequence ATGAATGCATGGGGACATTTTAAGACGATCACATCCCATAAACTTCTGGTTATGAAGTATTGTTTTAAAGTGGGATTATATAAACAGGGACTTTTGCATGACCTGTCGAAATATTCTCCTACCGAGTTCCTGGTGGGAGCAAAATACTATCAGGGAACCAGAAGTCCCAACAATGCAGAGAGAGAAGCAACCGGAGTGTCTACTTCCTGGCTGCATCACAAAGGAAGAAACAAACATCATTTTGAATACTGGGTAGACTATGGGATCGGGGCAGAGCACGTGCTCGCCGGTATGCCGATGCCAAGAAAATACATCGCCGAGATGATCATGGACCGCATCAGCGCGTCACGGACCTATCATCCGGAAACGTATACCGATGCCTCGCCGCTGGAATATTTTATGAAGGGAAAAGATCGTCTGTGGTTCATCCACCCGGATACCAGCGCACAGATCGAATATCTGCTGCGGATGCTGGCAGTGAAGGGGGAGAAAAAGACCCTCTGGTATATCAAACATGTGTATCTGAAAAACAAAGGCAGATTCGGCGGAAGTGGATCCACCTATGTAAGCCCGAAGAGGCGGGTACATTCATAA
- a CDS encoding beta-ketoacyl-ACP synthase III, whose amino-acid sequence MTTKMIGTGSYLPEHVVSNDDLVKLVDTSDEWIASRTGIRNRRIATKESGADMAAAAAREALRDAGMDGSEIDLILVATCSCDFQFPSTACLVQKAINATKAAAFDLSAACSGFLFALHTAHAYICAGIYKNVLLVGVEVLSKLIDWKDRSTCVLFGDGAGAAVVTAADHGLEGLVQWSDGAGGEVLTCPGRAMGNPWKENASETGYIQMSGQEVFRFAVKKVPECIRQVTEKTGTKLETIDWFVLHQANSRIIQSVAKRLGVPEEKFPMNMEQYGNTSAASIPILLDEMNKKGMLQPGQKIILSGFGAGLTWGAAQLEW is encoded by the coding sequence ATGACAACGAAAATGATAGGAACAGGAAGTTATCTGCCGGAACATGTGGTGAGCAATGATGATCTGGTGAAGCTGGTGGATACCAGTGATGAGTGGATTGCTTCCCGGACAGGTATTCGGAATCGACGGATCGCGACAAAGGAAAGCGGGGCAGATATGGCAGCCGCAGCAGCAAGGGAAGCGTTAAGGGACGCAGGGATGGATGGATCGGAGATTGATCTGATCCTGGTCGCAACGTGCAGCTGTGATTTTCAGTTTCCCAGTACCGCATGTCTGGTGCAGAAAGCTATCAACGCTACGAAAGCGGCGGCATTCGACCTGAGTGCGGCATGTTCCGGATTTTTATTTGCCCTGCATACCGCACATGCGTATATCTGTGCAGGAATCTATAAAAACGTCTTGCTGGTGGGTGTGGAAGTGCTGTCCAAACTGATCGACTGGAAGGATCGTTCTACCTGTGTTCTATTCGGAGACGGCGCCGGGGCAGCGGTGGTAACAGCGGCAGATCATGGGCTGGAAGGACTTGTCCAGTGGTCGGATGGCGCGGGCGGTGAAGTGCTTACCTGTCCGGGAAGAGCGATGGGGAATCCGTGGAAAGAGAATGCTTCTGAAACTGGATATATTCAGATGAGCGGACAGGAAGTCTTTCGGTTTGCAGTAAAAAAAGTCCCGGAATGTATCCGGCAGGTAACAGAAAAGACGGGAACGAAACTGGAAACCATCGACTGGTTCGTTCTTCATCAGGCAAACAGCCGGATCATTCAGTCCGTGGCTAAGCGGCTGGGAGTGCCGGAAGAAAAGTTTCCGATGAATATGGAGCAGTACGGCAACACCTCCGCAGCCAGCATCCCGATTCTTCTCGATGAGATGAATAAAAAGGGAATGTTGCAGCCGGGACAGAAGATCATTCTCTCCGGATTCGGTGCAGGGCTGACCTGGGGTGCGGCGCAGCTGGAGTGGTAG
- a CDS encoding metal-sensing transcriptional repressor codes for MKEQNPALQDESIKTDNETCEMCATEKAEPESNTAQEETGCYCHCKTTARSQDERKKLMNRLSRIEGQIRGIKGMLEKDAYCNDILIQSAAVSAAMNAFNRELLSSHIHSCVVRDIREGKDEVVDELMATLQKLMK; via the coding sequence GTGAAAGAACAGAATCCTGCATTACAGGACGAATCTATAAAAACAGATAACGAGACATGTGAGATGTGTGCGACGGAAAAAGCAGAACCGGAAAGCAATACTGCACAGGAAGAAACCGGATGCTACTGTCATTGCAAGACGACAGCCCGCTCCCAGGATGAGCGAAAGAAACTGATGAATCGTCTGAGCCGCATCGAAGGACAGATCCGCGGCATCAAGGGAATGCTTGAAAAGGATGCTTACTGTAATGACATCCTGATTCAGTCCGCAGCAGTCAGTGCAGCGATGAATGCATTTAACCGGGAGCTGTTATCCAGCCATATTCATTCCTGCGTTGTCCGGGATATCCGGGAGGGAAAAGACGAAGTGGTGGATGAGCTGATGGCTACGTTGCAGAAACTGATGAAATAA
- a CDS encoding heavy metal translocating P-type ATPase, translating into MKQYNVTGMSCAACSARVEKAVGKVPGVTSCSVSLLTNSMGVEGDVPPEQIIAAVEQAGYGASEKGAGEKKQSGADASALEDKETPVLKRRLIASVGFLLVLMYFSMGHMMWGWPLPAWFNDNHIAMGLVQLLLAGIVMVINQKFFISGFKSLWHRSPNMDTLVAMGSMASFLWSVYVLFAMTRAQVDGNMEAVMDYMMDFYFESAAMILTLITVGKMLEARSKGKTTDALKGLMNLAPKTAVLVKGEKEVTVPIEQVEKGDIFVVRPGESIPVDGKILEGHSAVNEAALTGESIPVDKEEGDLVSAATINQSGFIRCEATRVGEDTTLSQIIQMVTDAAATKAPIAKIADKVSGVFVPVVILIAVVTTIVWLLAGQTFGYALARGISVLVISCPCALGLATPVAIMVGNGMGAKNGILFKTAVSLEEAGRVQIVALDKTGTITSGEPRVTDLICEPGYEENTLLELAGALEKKSEHPLAKAVLLEIEQRKIATKEVEDFQALAGNGLTGTLEGHRLLGGSMKYISSQVAVGENVKNQAQALAKQGKTPLLFAKDDVLIGMIAVADVIKEDSPKAVQELQNMGIRVVMLTGDNEQTAKAIGAQAGVDQVIAGVLPDGKEAVIRKLKEYGKVAMVGDGINDAPALTRADIGIAIGAGADVAIDAADVVLMKSRLSDVPAAVRLSRATLRNIHENLFWAFFYNIIGIPLAAGVWIPIFGWTLNPMFGALAMSLSSFCVVSNALRLNLFKVKDSHRDHKIKNEVILPQWEASKGEKNMTKTMTIKGMMCGHCEARVKKTLEELEHVTEAQVSHEKGTAVVSMETEVADEVLKKAVEDQGYQVENIQ; encoded by the coding sequence ATGAAACAATACAACGTAACCGGAATGAGCTGCGCCGCCTGCAGTGCCAGAGTGGAAAAAGCAGTGGGAAAAGTTCCGGGAGTTACCTCCTGCTCTGTCAGCCTTCTGACGAACTCGATGGGCGTGGAAGGTGATGTACCGCCGGAGCAGATTATTGCGGCGGTGGAACAGGCAGGATACGGCGCTTCCGAAAAAGGAGCCGGAGAAAAAAAACAGTCCGGAGCCGATGCATCCGCACTCGAAGATAAGGAAACACCGGTCTTAAAACGCAGACTGATCGCATCCGTCGGATTTTTACTGGTGTTGATGTATTTTTCCATGGGGCATATGATGTGGGGCTGGCCGCTGCCGGCATGGTTTAATGACAACCACATCGCGATGGGACTGGTACAGCTGCTTCTGGCAGGTATCGTCATGGTGATCAACCAGAAATTCTTTATCAGCGGTTTCAAGAGCCTGTGGCACAGATCTCCGAACATGGATACGCTGGTAGCGATGGGATCAATGGCATCCTTCTTATGGAGTGTGTATGTGCTTTTCGCAATGACCAGAGCACAGGTGGACGGCAATATGGAAGCCGTTATGGATTATATGATGGATTTTTATTTTGAATCCGCAGCGATGATCCTGACGCTGATCACCGTGGGAAAGATGCTTGAGGCGAGATCCAAAGGAAAGACCACGGATGCGCTGAAAGGTCTTATGAATCTGGCACCGAAGACAGCCGTTTTGGTCAAAGGAGAAAAAGAAGTCACCGTACCGATCGAGCAGGTGGAAAAAGGAGATATCTTTGTTGTCCGCCCGGGTGAAAGTATTCCGGTGGATGGAAAGATTCTGGAAGGACACAGTGCAGTCAATGAAGCGGCGCTGACCGGAGAGAGTATCCCGGTGGATAAAGAAGAGGGTGACCTGGTATCGGCAGCTACGATCAACCAGTCCGGATTTATCCGCTGTGAGGCAACGAGAGTGGGGGAAGATACCACATTGTCTCAGATCATCCAGATGGTTACCGATGCGGCTGCGACAAAAGCGCCGATTGCGAAGATCGCAGATAAAGTTTCCGGTGTATTTGTACCGGTGGTTATCCTGATCGCGGTAGTTACAACAATCGTATGGCTGCTTGCCGGACAGACTTTCGGCTACGCACTCGCAAGAGGTATTTCCGTACTGGTTATCAGCTGCCCGTGTGCACTGGGACTTGCCACACCGGTAGCAATCATGGTTGGTAACGGTATGGGAGCAAAAAATGGTATCCTGTTTAAAACCGCTGTTTCGCTGGAAGAAGCCGGAAGAGTACAGATCGTGGCTCTGGATAAGACGGGAACCATCACAAGTGGTGAACCGAGAGTAACGGATCTGATATGCGAACCGGGATACGAGGAAAATACACTGCTGGAGCTGGCAGGAGCACTGGAAAAGAAGAGTGAACATCCGCTGGCAAAGGCAGTACTGTTAGAAATCGAACAGAGAAAAATTGCCACCAAAGAAGTGGAAGATTTCCAGGCACTGGCAGGAAATGGTCTGACAGGAACGCTGGAGGGACACAGACTGCTCGGTGGAAGCATGAAATACATCAGCAGCCAGGTGGCAGTAGGAGAAAATGTAAAGAATCAGGCACAGGCGCTGGCAAAACAGGGAAAAACGCCATTGCTTTTTGCAAAGGATGACGTATTGATCGGTATGATCGCCGTTGCCGATGTGATCAAGGAGGACAGCCCGAAAGCGGTACAGGAACTGCAGAATATGGGTATCCGGGTCGTTATGCTGACCGGAGACAATGAGCAGACTGCAAAAGCGATCGGCGCACAGGCAGGCGTGGATCAGGTGATCGCCGGAGTCCTTCCGGATGGAAAAGAAGCAGTTATCCGTAAATTAAAAGAATATGGAAAAGTAGCCATGGTCGGAGACGGTATCAACGATGCGCCGGCACTGACCAGAGCTGATATTGGAATCGCCATCGGCGCCGGAGCCGATGTGGCAATCGATGCCGCAGATGTGGTACTGATGAAGAGCCGCCTGAGTGATGTGCCGGCAGCTGTCCGGTTAAGCCGTGCAACTCTGAGAAATATCCATGAGAACCTGTTCTGGGCATTTTTCTATAACATTATCGGTATCCCGCTGGCAGCCGGTGTATGGATCCCGATTTTCGGATGGACGCTGAACCCGATGTTCGGAGCATTGGCGATGAGCCTGTCAAGTTTCTGTGTAGTATCGAATGCTCTGCGCCTGAATCTTTTTAAAGTGAAAGATTCACACAGAGATCATAAGATAAAAAATGAAGTTATCCTTCCGCAATGGGAGGCATCGAAAGGAGAAAAGAATATGACAAAGACAATGACAATCAAAGGTATGATGTGCGGACACTGTGAAGCAAGAGTGAAAAAGACTCTGGAAGAACTGGAACATGTAACCGAAGCACAGGTAAGCCATGAAAAAGGAACCGCAGTGGTATCCATGGAGACAGAAGTAGCAGATGAGGTTCTGAAAAAAGCGGTGGAAGACCAGGGTTATCAGGTGGAAAACATTCAGTAA
- a CDS encoding heavy-metal-associated domain-containing protein — MVKTIVGVDGMMCGMCESHVNEAVRNAFSIKKVSSSHGKKQTEIISEESLDHEKLKAAIEKTGYQVTSVTEEPYKKKGFSLFGR, encoded by the coding sequence ATGGTAAAGACAATCGTTGGCGTGGATGGCATGATGTGCGGTATGTGCGAAAGTCATGTGAACGAAGCTGTGAGAAATGCATTTTCAATCAAGAAAGTAAGCTCTTCTCACGGAAAGAAACAGACAGAGATCATCTCCGAAGAATCTCTGGATCATGAGAAACTGAAAGCAGCCATCGAAAAAACAGGCTATCAGGTAACTTCTGTGACAGAAGAACCGTATAAGAAAAAAGGATTTTCCCTGTTCGGAAGATGA
- a CDS encoding Fic family protein → MNLIRMTIPDKPNSRNQRYVKI, encoded by the coding sequence ATGAATCTGATCAGGATGACGATACCGGATAAGCCAAACAGCAGGAATCAGAGATATGTGAAAATCTGA
- a CDS encoding MurR/RpiR family transcriptional regulator has protein sequence MEQADNLLLRIQKYDKTFSKGQKRLAAYVLKNYDKAVFLTASKLGKEVGVSESTTVRFATQLGYKGFPEFHRALEELVRNKLNSIQRMKVTYGHVPEAEILDTVFQSDIEIIKLTMEHIDHAAFEMAVETLLSARTIYIIGIRSCAPLASFLSFYLNMILDDVRLIQTSSASEIFEQMIRIGDQDAIIGISFPRYSMRTLKAIEFANNRNAKVITLTDSVHSPINLYSSCNLIARSDMASIVDSLVAPLSVVNALVVALCMKRQKEVVHTLETMEKIWDEYQVYSNDEMEHADDTIKMLNPEQEDQKT, from the coding sequence ATGGAACAGGCAGATAATTTATTGTTGCGGATTCAAAAATATGACAAGACCTTCAGCAAAGGGCAGAAACGTCTGGCGGCTTATGTGTTGAAAAATTATGACAAGGCGGTATTCCTGACGGCATCGAAACTGGGGAAAGAAGTGGGTGTCAGTGAGTCGACGACCGTGCGGTTTGCCACACAGCTGGGGTACAAAGGATTTCCGGAATTTCACCGGGCACTGGAAGAACTGGTGCGGAATAAGTTAAATTCCATCCAGCGCATGAAAGTGACCTACGGGCATGTGCCGGAAGCAGAAATCCTGGATACCGTGTTTCAGTCAGACATCGAGATCATCAAGCTGACGATGGAACATATCGATCATGCGGCATTTGAGATGGCGGTGGAGACACTGCTTTCTGCGAGAACTATCTATATTATCGGTATCCGGAGCTGTGCACCCTTAGCTAGCTTTTTGAGTTTTTATCTGAATATGATCCTGGACGATGTGCGTCTGATCCAGACGAGCAGCGCCAGCGAGATCTTTGAACAGATGATCCGTATCGGAGATCAGGATGCAATCATCGGCATCAGTTTTCCGCGGTATTCCATGCGAACCTTAAAGGCAATTGAGTTTGCCAACAACCGGAATGCCAAGGTGATCACACTGACCGACAGTGTGCATTCTCCGATCAATCTGTATTCATCCTGCAATCTTATCGCGAGAAGTGATATGGCATCCATCGTCGATTCTCTGGTGGCACCGTTAAGTGTGGTCAACGCACTGGTGGTGGCACTCTGTATGAAACGGCAGAAAGAAGTCGTGCATACCCTTGAGACCATGGAGAAAATATGGGACGAGTATCAGGTATACAGCAACGATGAGATGGAACACGCGGACGATACGATCAAGATGTTGAACCCGGAACAGGAGGACCAGAAAACATGA
- a CDS encoding BaiN/RdsA family NAD(P)/FAD-dependent oxidoreductase, producing MKRFLIIGGGAAGMLSSVYAARNGMEVHLFEQNEKLGKKLFITGKGRCNFTNGCATEELFESFITNPRFLYSAVYGYTNYDVIDFFETAGVKTKMERGGRMFPLSDHSSDIIRALEQQMKKAGVKIHLGSRVKRLLVEKEEDGNARITGIQLENGEKIRGEQVLVATGGNSYQSTGSTGDGYRMAKEGGHTVTDLQPSLVPMVTAEEYIPRLQGLSLKNVTLSLYDGKKCVYEDFGEMMFTHFGITGPLVLSASAKVGKLLKKKYLTARIDLKPALTAEQLDARLLREFEEGKNKQFKNVAGSLFPAKLLPVMLDLGGIAPGKKVHEITREERAGFIEKTKAFPFTVTGLRGFQEAIITKGGVQVKEVDPKTMESKKTKGLYFAGEVLDLDALTGGYNLQIAWSTAHAAAMAAAEAER from the coding sequence ATGAAACGATTTTTGATTATCGGCGGAGGTGCGGCAGGCATGCTGTCTTCTGTCTACGCGGCGCGAAATGGGATGGAAGTGCATCTGTTTGAACAGAACGAAAAGCTCGGAAAGAAACTTTTCATTACCGGAAAAGGCAGATGCAACTTTACCAACGGCTGTGCCACAGAGGAACTGTTTGAGTCCTTCATTACCAACCCGCGCTTTTTATACAGTGCCGTCTACGGTTACACGAACTACGATGTGATCGACTTTTTTGAAACGGCAGGCGTAAAGACAAAGATGGAGCGCGGCGGACGGATGTTTCCGCTGTCCGATCATTCCTCGGATATCATCCGGGCGCTGGAACAGCAGATGAAAAAAGCCGGTGTGAAGATCCATCTGGGCAGCCGGGTAAAACGGCTTCTGGTAGAAAAAGAAGAGGATGGAAATGCAAGGATCACCGGAATTCAGCTGGAAAACGGAGAAAAGATCCGGGGCGAACAGGTACTGGTTGCCACCGGCGGCAATTCGTATCAGTCGACAGGCTCCACCGGGGATGGATACCGGATGGCGAAAGAGGGCGGTCATACCGTAACAGATCTGCAACCGTCTCTGGTGCCGATGGTGACAGCTGAGGAATATATTCCGAGATTACAGGGGCTGTCCCTGAAAAATGTAACCCTGTCTTTGTATGACGGAAAAAAATGTGTCTACGAAGATTTCGGGGAAATGATGTTTACGCATTTTGGGATTACCGGTCCGCTGGTGTTATCAGCCAGCGCAAAGGTGGGAAAACTCTTAAAAAAGAAGTATCTGACGGCGAGGATCGATCTGAAACCGGCACTGACCGCAGAGCAGCTTGACGCAAGACTTCTGCGGGAATTCGAAGAAGGAAAGAACAAACAGTTTAAAAACGTGGCCGGTTCTTTATTCCCGGCAAAACTTCTTCCGGTTATGCTGGATCTCGGCGGCATCGCACCGGGAAAGAAAGTGCATGAGATCACCAGAGAGGAACGTGCCGGATTTATCGAAAAGACGAAAGCCTTTCCATTTACCGTGACCGGACTCCGGGGCTTCCAGGAAGCCATCATCACAAAAGGCGGCGTTCAGGTAAAAGAAGTCGATCCGAAGACGATGGAGTCCAAAAAGACAAAAGGGCTTTATTTTGCCGGAGAAGTGCTGGATCTGGATGCACTGACCGGTGGCTATAATCTGCAGATCGCCTGGTCAACGGCTCATGCGGCGGCAATGGCGGCAGCTGAGGCAGAAAGATAA
- the cmk gene encoding (d)CMP kinase, with amino-acid sequence MSYAIAIDGPSGAGKSTIAKRVAKELSFIYVDTGAMYRAMALYVLEQNIDPQDQAKVAAACPDIDVTILYEDGVQQVLLNGKNVSTEIRQEIVGNTASKISVIKEVREKLVALQRQLAAKENVVMDGRDIGTQVLPDATVKIYLTASAKERAKRRYLELQEKGMPGELDQIEADIIERDNRDMNREISPLRQAEDAVLVDASFMGIEEVTAAVIAEFEKKKQA; translated from the coding sequence ATGAGTTATGCAATCGCAATCGATGGACCATCTGGTGCAGGAAAAAGTACCATTGCAAAAAGAGTAGCAAAAGAACTGTCTTTTATTTATGTAGATACCGGAGCCATGTATCGTGCCATGGCACTGTATGTGCTGGAACAGAACATTGATCCACAGGATCAGGCAAAAGTAGCAGCAGCCTGCCCGGATATCGATGTGACGATCCTTTACGAAGACGGCGTACAGCAGGTTCTGTTAAACGGAAAAAATGTATCCACAGAGATCCGTCAGGAAATCGTAGGAAATACCGCATCCAAGATCTCCGTGATCAAAGAAGTGAGAGAAAAACTGGTAGCACTGCAAAGACAGCTGGCAGCAAAAGAAAATGTAGTCATGGACGGAAGAGATATCGGAACACAGGTACTTCCGGATGCGACAGTCAAGATTTATCTGACCGCCAGCGCGAAAGAGCGTGCGAAGAGAAGATATCTGGAACTGCAGGAAAAAGGAATGCCGGGTGAACTCGATCAGATCGAGGCTGACATTATCGAGAGAGATAACCGTGATATGAACCGTGAGATCTCCCCGCTTCGCCAGGCAGAAGATGCAGTGCTGGTGGATGCGTCCTTTATGGGAATCGAAGAAGTGACTGCGGCAGTGATTGCAGAATTTGAGAAAAAGAAACAGGCATAA
- the ispH gene encoding 4-hydroxy-3-methylbut-2-enyl diphosphate reductase yields the protein MEERKILVARTAGFCFGVKRAVEKVYEQVNMGKQNIYTYGPIIHNEEVVTDLEKKGVRVLENEQELKDLMEGTVVIRSHGVPKEIYEVIEEKGLECVDATCPFVRKIHKIVERESKAGRHIIIVGNDTHPEVEGIKGWCEGPVTVISSHEEAENLAFSEGEKLCVVSQTTFNYNKFQELVEILEKKRYDKVVLNTICSATEERQLEARQIACEADTMIVIGGRHSSNTQKLYEICRKECENTYYIQTLVDLDTKPFQCIGCVGITAGASTPNNIIEEVQKHVRIKF from the coding sequence ATGGAAGAAAGAAAGATTCTGGTAGCCCGTACCGCGGGATTCTGTTTCGGCGTGAAACGGGCGGTGGAAAAAGTATATGAGCAGGTCAACATGGGCAAACAGAATATTTACACCTATGGACCGATCATTCACAACGAAGAAGTGGTGACGGATCTGGAGAAAAAAGGTGTCCGGGTTCTGGAAAATGAACAGGAACTGAAAGATCTTATGGAAGGAACTGTGGTGATCCGTTCTCATGGCGTACCGAAAGAAATCTACGAAGTGATCGAAGAAAAAGGGCTGGAATGTGTGGATGCCACCTGCCCGTTTGTACGGAAGATCCATAAGATTGTGGAGCGGGAAAGTAAAGCAGGACGCCATATTATTATCGTTGGCAATGACACACACCCGGAGGTGGAAGGCATCAAAGGCTGGTGTGAAGGTCCGGTGACTGTGATATCCAGCCACGAAGAAGCCGAAAATCTCGCCTTTTCGGAGGGTGAAAAGCTGTGTGTGGTGAGTCAGACGACATTTAATTACAACAAATTTCAAGAATTAGTTGAAATTCTTGAAAAAAAGAGGTATGATAAAGTTGTTTTAAATACGATCTGTAGTGCGACCGAGGAAAGACAGCTGGAAGCACGGCAGATTGCCTGCGAAGCAGATACCATGATTGTCATTGGCGGCAGACATAGTTCCAATACGCAGAAATTATACGAGATTTGTCGAAAAGAGTGTGAAAATACTTACTATATACAGACACTTGTTGATTTGGATACTAAGCCTTTTCAATGTATTGGTTGCGTAGGTATTACAGCGGGGGCTTCCACCCCAAATAATATAATTGAGGAGGTTCAAAAACATGTCAGAATTAAGTTTTGA